Proteins co-encoded in one Aspergillus fumigatus Af293 chromosome 6, whole genome shotgun sequence genomic window:
- the skn7 gene encoding uncharacterized protein, protein MEGGQTTTNTAPAGNSSDFVRKLYKMLEDPSYSEIVRWGDEGDSFVVLECEKFTKTILPKHFKHSNFASFVRQLNKYDFHKVRQNNEENGQSPYGQNAWEFKHPEFRANSKESLDNIRRKAPAPRKQTQNTDDSVPTQQIDLLNQQIVAQQQQIQHLSDRYAQLTVDHQLMLQELMRVQKTVLNHENVIHQVMNYLLSVDARQRRDSKAAAAFQAQGQGGSNVNGGQVDDMPSSPLQHASKLLSNMNAEVQFNLTGVESVGESSKSAPVVSTPALEAGPRNGVVRPPTAAGANPTNLLYPKMNGEIEPVVYPVGATNGIDPMYSEHVNNLPYPMPPKQEVDDTRRQVPDSRKKSTNVDPGWVRSPHILLVEDDATCRQIGGKFLYSFSCVIDTAFDGLEAVNKIQDGSKYDLILMDIIMPNLDGVSACHLIRQFDRTPIIAMTSNIRSDDIQLYFQHGMDDVLPKPFTRKSLLDMLEKHLVHLKTIPQGMETSQPTATVPMAAQTSAAHSVKEDSSPGHSPATSINNWQSPGQFQGLLQQVQPQYVPASAAPAAYAVDQNGVQYPAPPVALTAAATATRPPHRRQVSELSSAADNPNFAKRPRMYAQPSQPMVNAAQATRSG, encoded by the exons ATGGAGGGTGGCCAGACCACGACCAACACCGCCCCCGCTGGTAACTCCAGCGATTTT GTGCGGAAACTGTACAA AATGTTGGAAGACCCTTCGTACTCGGAAATCGTTCGCTGGGGAGACGAAGGGGATAGTTTTGTAGTTCTCGAG TGCGAGAAATTCACAAAGACCATCCTTCCGAAACACTTCAAACACAGCAATTTTGCCAGTTTTGTGCGGCAGTTGAATAAGTACGACTTCCATAAGGTCCGACAAAACAACGAAGAAAATGGACAATCTCCTTATGGACAAAAC GCATGGGAGTTCAAACACCCGGAATTCAGAGCGAACAGCAAGGAGTCGCTTGATAACATTCGACGAAAGGCGCCGGCGCCTCGAAAGCAGACTCAGAACACCGACGACTCCGTTCCGACACAACAGATCGATCTTCTGAACCAGCAGATCGtagcgcagcagcagcagatccagCACCTTTCGGATAGATACGCGCAGTTGACGGTTGATCATCAGCTCATGTTGCAGGAACTGATGAGAGTTCAGAAGACGGTTCTGAACCATGAAAATGTTATTCACCAGGTGATGAATTATTTGCTGTCAGTAGATGCTCGCCAGAGGCGCGATAGcaaagcagcagcagccttcCAAGCTCAAGGGCAAGGCGGTTCGAACGTGAATGGGGGACAGGTAGACGATATGCCTTCCTCTCCCTTGCAGCATGCGTCGAAGCTACTGAGTAACATGAACGCCGAGGTTCAATTCAATTTGACCGGAGTGGAGTCGGTAGGCGAATCTTCGAAATCCGCTCCTGTTGTTTCCACCCCTGCACTAGAGGCTGGGCCGCGCAATGGGGTAGTGCGCCCGCCTACGGCGGCAGGTGCAAATCCCACCAACCTTCTATATCCAAAGATGAACGGCGAGATTGAGCCCGTTGTCTACCCTGTTGGTGCTACCAATGGAATTGATCCAATGTACAGTGAGCATGTGAACAATTTGCCGTATCCTATGCCTCCAAAACAGGAAGTGGACGACACTCGCCGACAAGTTCCCGACAGTCGAAAGAAGAGCACAAATGTCGATCCCGGGTGGGTGCGCAGCCCGCACATTCTACTGGTGGAAGATGATGCAACATGTCGCCAAATTGGTGGTAAATTCCTCTATTCTTTCTCTTGTGTTATTGACACAGCG TTTGACGGACTGGAAGCGGTGAATAAGATTCAGGATGGATCGAAATACGACCTGATTCTGATGGATATCATCATGCCAAATCTCGATGGGGTTTCTGCATGTCACCTTATTCGCCAATTTGACCGAACTCCTATCATCGCTATGACCTCCAACATTAGAAGCGATGATATTCAACTATACTTCCAGCATG GCATGGACGATGTGCTACCGAAGCCTTTCACACGAAAGAGCCTCTTGGACATGCTTGAGAAGCATTTGGTTCATTTGAAGACCATTCCGCAAGGCATGGAGACTTCGCAACCCACGGCAACAGTCCCTATGGCTGCTCAAACTTCGGCAGCCCACTCTGTCAAGGAAGACAGCTCTCCTGGCCACTCACCAGCTACGTCAATAAATAATTGGCAGTCTCCTGGCCAGTTCCAAGGCCTCCTTCAACAGGTTCAACCCCAATATGTCCCTGCGAGCGCCGCCCCAGCCGCCTACGCCGTGGACCAGAATGGAGTGCAATACCCGGCGCCTCCAGTGGCCCTCACTGCCGCTGCTACGGCTACACGGCCGCCTCATCGACGGCAGGTATCCGAGCTCTCTAGCGCCGCAGATAATCCAAATTTCGCGAAACGACCGCGCATGTACGCTCAACCATCACAGCCGATGGTCAATGCAGCCCAGGCTACTCGAAGTGGCTAA